A single window of Nicotiana sylvestris chromosome 3, ASM39365v2, whole genome shotgun sequence DNA harbors:
- the LOC104244286 gene encoding uncharacterized protein produces the protein MYCRDTSKGRCIWCMLFADDIALIDDTRSGFNARLDIWRQTLESKGFKLSKTKTEYLECKFSDGTHDADIEVKLDAQVIPKRASYKYIGSIIQGNGEIDEDVAHHIGAGWMKWRFASGILCDKNVPLRLKGKFYRVVVQPAMLYGAECWPVKNSHLQKMRVAEMRMLRWMCGYTRRDRIKNKAIRDRVGVASVENKMWESRLRWFGHVKRRRIDAPVMRCERLAMESLRRGRGRPKKYCGEVIRHDMVLLQLTEDMTLDRRVWRSRIKVEG, from the coding sequence ATGTACTGTCGCGAcacatccaaggggaggtgcatttggtgcatgctatttgccgatGATATAGCATTGATTGACGACACGCGTAGCGGATTTAACGCGAGGTTGGATATTTGGAGACAGaccttggagtctaaaggtttcaaactGAGTAaaaccaagacagaatacttggagtgcaaattCAGTGATGGGACCCATGATGCAGATATAGAGGTTAAGCTTGATGCTCAAGTTATCCCCAAGAGAGCGAGTTATAAGTATATCGGCTCTATTATCCAGGGTAAcggggagattgatgaagatgtcgcACATCACATCGGAgcgggatggatgaagtggaggtttgCTTCCGGTattttgtgtgataagaatgtgccgctaagacttaagggtaagttttatCGAGTGGTGGTTCAAccggctatgttgtatggggctgagtgttggcctgtcAAGAACTCCCACCTGCAGAAGATgagagtagcagagatgaggatgttgagatggatgtgtgggtatACCAGGAGAGATAGGATTAAGAATAAAGCTATCCGGGACAGAGTGGGAGTAGCCTCCGTAGAGAACAAGATGTGGGAgtcgaggctgagatggttcggacatgttaAGAGAAGAAGAATTGATGCTCCTGTCatgaggtgtgagaggttggccatggagagtttgagaagaggtcgaggtaggcctaagaagtactgCGGAGAGGTGATTAGACACGACATGGTGCTTCTTCAGCTCACTGAGGACATGACtcttgataggagggtgtggaggtcgaggattaaggtagaaggttag